Sequence from the Luteibacter aegosomaticola genome:
CGCGCCTGACGATGGTGCCCGATCTGCACCTGGGTATCGTGGTGCTGACCAACCAGGAGAGCGGTGCCGCGTTTCAGGCTGTGACCATGCGCGCGCTCGATGCCTTCATGGATGCGCCGAAGACGGACTGGATCGCCGCTTACGCCGCGTCGGTGAAGAAGGCTGAAGGCAATGCCGACGACAGCATGAAGAAGCACGAGGCCGATCGCATGAAGGGCGCGAAGCCGTCGTTGCCGCTGGACGGCTACGTCGGCACGTATCGCGATCCCTGGTACGGCGACGTCAAGGTGGCGAAGCAGGGTGGCAAGCTGGTGATGAGCTTTTCGAAGACCGCGCAGCTCACCGGCACGCTCGAGCCGTGGCAGCACGATACGTTCATCGCGCACTGGAATGACCGCTCGCTCAATGGCGATGCGTTCGTGAACTTCGCGCTGGATCCGGATGGCAAGGTGCGCGAAGTGCGCATGGAGCCGGTCTCGCCGCTCACCGATTTCAGCTTCGACTTCCAGGACCTGCGCCTGGCGCCGGTCAAGAACTAAGAGACCCCCAGCGTAGGAGCCCACCCTGTGGGCGACATCTTTCGCGAAAGCGCCACAGACCCTGCGGCTCTATCGCGAACGGCGTCGCCCACAGGGTGGGCTCCTACCGGGGCAGGCTTTGCCTCAGCTCTCGGGATCCGTCGACGCCTTGGGCGCCCCGGCCCCGGTCGGCCCGATCAGGTCCCCCATGTTCCCGCCCGAACGCAGCACCAGATCCTGCGGCCGCAGCAGCGGAATATCCGCGCCACGCAGGCGGGCGATGATCTCGAACAGCAGGTCACTCTTCACGCCGCCCACATCACGTGGGCTGCCCACGTAACAGGTGATCGAGAACGTCATGGCCGCGCGGTCGATGCTATCGAGCGTGACGGAAGGCGCAGGCGTCTCTGCCACGCCCTGGTGCTCTCTCATCGCATCGAGGACATGGTCGCGAATGGCTACCGGGTCCGAATCCAGCGGCATCGGCAGCTTGATCAGCACGCGGCCCTGCGGGTTGGCCATGGTCATGTTGCGCACGGGCTTCGTGATGAACGACGAGTTCGGCACGATGATCGTGGAGCGGTCGGCCACCTGGATTTCCGTGGCGCGCACGTTGATCCGGCGGATATCACCCTCCGCATCGTCTAGCACCACCCAGTCGCCCACCTTCACCGGCCGCTCCGCGAGCAGGATCAGGCCGGAGATGAAGTTCTGCACGATCGCCTGCAAACCGAAACCGATACCCACGGAGAGGGCGGACGCGACCCACGCGATGTTCTGCAGTGACAGGCCCAGCGAGAGCAGGGCGATGGACACCACGATGACGATGCCGACGTAGCCGAGCAGCGTGGTAAGCGAGGTGCGCATGCCCGGGTCGAGGCTGGTGCGCGGCAGGTATTGCTCGGCCATCCAGCTCTTCACGATGCGCACCGCGAGCAGGCCGGCGAAGAACACGCCGATGCCGCCGAGGATCTGTGCCGGCTGCAGCGTGACGCCCGCGATCTTCAGCTGCTGCACCTTGCTGGCGAGATCGATGATGTCCGAGGTGCCGGCGCCGAATCCGGAAATGACGGCGGTCAGGCCGAACAGGAACAACGCCAGACGCGACACGCCGGACAACAGCACGCCGGCCTGGTCGAGCAGCTTGGGATGGGTGCCGAAGAGGGCTTGCGCCCGCGCGCTCATCGGGCCCTTTTCCGAAAGCAGGGTCTCGAAGAGATCGTCCACCAGACGCATGGCGAGATACGTCGCGGAGATCACGATCAGGGTCCATACGACCTGGCCGGCCATCCACGAGGCGAACGCGATGAACCCGCTGAGCAGGCCGATCCACGAGGCGACGATGGCAACCCATGCGGCGGCAATGAACAGGCTGGCCCACACCGGGCGCGGCGGTTCGGTGCTGCCTTCCTCCGGCGCTTCGTGCGTGCGGCTGAGACGGATGAGGGCGAGGGCGGTGAGCAAGGTGAGTACGACGGCCTGCAGGCTGCTGGTCAGTACTTCCGCAGCCAGGCTGGTACCGATGACGCGGTTAAGCACGCGCAGGAAGTAGAAGACCACCACCGCCAGCGAGAACAGCATGGGGAAGCGGCGCAGGCTCAGTGCGGTTTCGTCAGAGATCGCCGGCAAGCGCCACGAAGGCCGCTTTGCCGAAATCAGCGCGCGGCCGAGCCCGGCGATGAACGCGCCGAAGAACACCAGGTGCACGATGGCCTTCGCCACCTCGTTGGTTTCATCGCTGAAGGTGTCTCGCCAGTTCAGGCCCACATAGAACAACTGTGTGCCAATGCCGGTGGTGAGCGCCGACGTGAGCGTGATGCCGACAATGAGCGCCGAACGACGCAGGCGCCCGGGCGGCATGCGGTTCGCTGTAAGGCTGCGTACGCGCGACTCGATCCAGTAGCGCACCGCGGTCATCAGCAGCAGGCCGACGAGGATGCAGCTGATCAGTGCCGCACGGTTGCCGTTCGTCCAGCTGTTCGCGATATCCGCCTGGGCCTGGCTGGCGAAATCGCGCACGTTGGCCGAGTCGCGCGGAAACGCCTTGGCGGGTTCCGACCAGAAGGGGCGGGACAGTGGCGAATAGCTCTGACGGGAGATCCGTTCCTGGAAGCGCGTGCGGCGCAGGTCGGATAGCGCGTTGGCCGTTTGCGTGGCTTCGAGGGCCATGGCGTCGGCTTGCTTGATCTGGCCATCGACGGCATCAAAGGCCTTCTGCGCGTCCTTGCGGGCCTGAACGACCTCCGGCGGCTCCTTCGCGCCGCCGGTGGGCACGGGGCCAAGCTGGTCGACACGGGCCTTGGCGGCGTCGCGGCCGCTCTGCAGCGAGCTGGAGACTTTCTGGGATTTGCTGCCGACGTCGTTGGCCTGGGCACGCAGGTCGTCGATCTGGCCGTCGGTGACGTCCGCAGCCTTCATGGCCTTCTCGACGCTATCGAGCTGGCCTCGCAGATCGTCCAGCTGTTGGGCCGGCGTGGCGGCGGCGTCCCCGTCCTGGCCGAAGGCGGTGCCCGTGGCCACGAGGAGCAGGGAGATTAAGAGGATTCTCAGTATGCGCATGGGGCAATGATAGGTCGGAACCGACAAGCTCGATGGCCCGTAGCATGCGTTACCCTCGGTGAACGCCGCATGCGGCGGCCACGATGCGGCATTGCAGCTTTGCCCTTCACCAGCCCGCCGTTATCCTGCCGCCCCGTTACTACCGCCTGGAAGCCCGCCATGCGCAAGAAGCTCGTCGCCGGAAACTGGAAAATGCATGGCTCGCGTGCCATGGCCGACAAGCTCGTCCGCGACATCGTGGAAGACCTGCCGGACGGCACGGACGTGCTGGTATTCCCCCCGGATGTCTATCTGGGCGAGCTCGCCGAGCGCTATGGCGATCGCGGGCTGGGTTTCGGCGCGCAGAACCTTTCCGAACACCACGTGCAGGGCGCGTTTACCGGCGAAATCTCGGGCGCCATGCTGCGCGACGTGGGTGCCACCTGGGTGCTGGTCGGTCATTCCGAGCGCCGCCAGTACCAGCATGAAACCGACGCGCTGCTGGCGAAGAAGTTCGAATCGGCCCGCCAGGCCGGGCTTACCCCGATCCTGTGCGTTGGCGAAACGAAGGAAGAGCACGAAGCCGGGCAGGCCGAAGCGGTGATCGGCCGCCAGCTGGCCGCTGTCCTCGACCACAACGGGATCGAGGCCTTTCGCGAAGCAGTCATTGCGTATGAGCCCGTTTGGGCGATTGGCACCGGCCTGACGGCCACGCCAGACAAGGTCCAAAAAATTCATTCATTCATCCGTAGCCAATTGGCAAAAAAGGATGCTAATATCTCGCTCCTGACCCGGGTGCTTTACGGCGGGAGCGTCAAGCCGGCTAATGCAGCCGAACTTTTCGCCCAGCCGGATGTAGACGGGGGACTGATCGGTGGCGCGGCTCTCGTGGCATCCGATTTCCTGGATATATGCGCCGCGGCGCGTCGATAATTCGCGACACGGCAAAAACAAGAAGATATGTTCATTCTCTTCAGCGTTTTCTATATCCTGATCGCCGCAGCGATGATCGTGCTGATTCTTATGCAGCGCGGTGCAGGTGCGGAGGCAGGTTCCGGCTTCGGTGGTGGCGCGTCCGCTACCGTGTTTGGTGCACGCGGTTCGTCGAGCTTCATGACCCGTGCGACGGCGGTCCTCGCCACGTTGTTCTTCCTGTTGAGCCTCGGCATGGGTATCTACCTGGGCCGTACGGGTAATCCCCAGCCAGCGGCAGATCTCGGCGTGATGTCAGGCGCCACGGCTCCGGCAACGCCGGCGGCCAATACGGCGGCTCCGGCCACCGATGTCCCGGCAGCCACGGCTCCGGCGGCAAACAACGAAGTTCCGGCCCCGCAGCAGGCAGCCAACCCGGCACCCGCTTCGACGGCCAAGAAGTAAGAGCAACACCCTAGTTTTCAAAGTTATGCCCAGGTGGCGGAATTGGTAGACGCACTACCTTGAGGTGGTAGCGGCTTAGGTCGTGGGGGTTCGAGTCCCCCCTTGGGCACCAACATAGATCCGGACAACCTCAACCGGATCGCAAAGGAACCCGCGAAAGCGGGTTTTTTTGTGCCTGTCGTATCGCCCGGATGAAACGTAGCTGAAGCAGATCCGGCCAGACGGCTTAAGAAATCGACGAAAATACCGAAACCGTTTCATATGATGCGGCGAACCGCTCGTCGTCAGGGGTTGGGCTGCCGTGTGGGCATCCCCGGCCTGCTCCTCTTCTGTAGGTGGTTTTTCAATGCTTGTAAGCAGTTACAGCAATGTCCTCGTCGTGTTCTCGTTCGTCGTGGCTATCCTGGCCTCGTATACGGCGCTGAACATGGCTGGTCGCGTCGCGGGTACGCGGGGGCGGGCTTCGTTGCTGTGGCTGGTGGGCGGCTCGTTCGCCATGGGCCTGGGTATCTGGGCCATGCACTTCGTGGGCATGCTGGCTTTCAGCCTGCCGATCACGCTGGGCTACGACATCGACCTGACCATCCTGTCGCTGGTGATTGCCGTGGGCTCTTCGGCATTCGCGCTATGGCTGGTCTGCCAGAACGAACTGCCGCGGCGGCGCCTCGCGGTGGGCGCGCTGCTGATGGGGGCGGGCATTTCCGCCATGCATTACACCGGCATGGCCGCGATGCGGATGATGCCGGGCGTTGTCTACGATCCGCTGCTCTTTTCGCTTTCCATTGTGTTCGCGGTGCTCGCCTCCGGCGCGGCATTGTGGATTGCCTTCCGCCTGCGTCGCGATACCAGCCGGGTGTGGGTGGCCCGTTTCGGCGCGTCGCTGGTCATGGGCTGCGCCATCGTGGGCATGCATTACACCGGCATGGCCGCGGCGAATTTCCCCGAAGGTAGCTGGTGTGGCGCGGCCGTTGCCGGCGGGATCGACGTGAAATACCTCGCCGTCGTGGTGATCGTCGTGACCCTGTCCGTGTTCGCGATTGCCCTCGCGGTGGCCATGCTGGATGCCCGCGCGAGCATGCTGGCGAATTCGTTGGATCGCGCGAATAGCGAACTCCTCCAGCTGGCGATGCACGACAACCTTACCCGCTTGCCCAATCGCGTCCTGCTCGAGGATCGTCTCGACCAATCCATCCACAACGCGTCGAAAAGCGGCCGTCGCTTCGCCGTGCTGTTCCTCGATCTGGATGGTTTCAAGGCGGTCAACGATGTTTACGGCCACCATGTCGGCGACGAATTGCTGCGTGATGTGTCGCGCCGCATCCTCGCATGCAAACGGGATGATGAGACGGTGGCCCGTCTCGGTGGCGATGAGTTCGTCGTAGTGGTCGATATCCATGGCCCGGAAGATGCGGCCATGCTGGCCGAAGAACTGGTCGACCTGCTCAGCGAGCCGTACCTGATCAACGGTGTGACGGCGCATGTCTCGGCGAGCGTCGGCATTGCGCTGTATCCCGAAAATGGCCGCAGCCGCCACGATCTGATGATCAATGCCGATGCGGCCATGTATCACGCGAAGGAGCAGGGCCGTCGTGGCTTCCGCTTCTTTGAAACCGCGATGAACGCAAACGTCCACCAGCAGCTGAAGCTGCAGCAGGACCTGCGCCGCGCGCTCGATCGTGACGAATTCATCCTGCATTACCAGCCCAAGCTGGTCTCGCCGAACGGCCCGATGGTCGGTGTCGAGGCGCTGCTGCGCTGGAACAAGCCGGGCGAAGGCCTGGTGCCCCCGGATCAGTTCCTGCCGGTGGCCGAACGCACCGGTTTGATCGTGCCCATCGGTAACTGGGTGATCGACGAGGCTTGCCGGCAGATGCGTGCATGGCGCGATGCCGGGCATGACGAATGGACGGTGGCCGTGAACGTCTCGACCGCCCAGCTCAACCACGCCGGCCTGGTGGATACGCTGCGCGATGCGCTCGCCCGGCACGGCGTGGAGCCGCGCCATCTCACCGTGGAAGTCACCGAATCCACCGCCATGCGCGATGCGGAGACGAGCCTCGCCATCCTCAACCAGGTGGCCGCGCTGGGCGTGGGTATTTCGATCGACGATTTCGGTACCGGGTACTCCAGCCTGCTTTACCTGAAGCAGCTGCCGGCGGATGAGCTCAAGATCGATCGCGGTTTCGTGACCGAACTCGCCCAGGGCAACGATGACGAAGCGATCGTCGCCGCGATCATCGCGCTCGGCAAAACGCTGGGCCTGAAGATCGTCGCCGAGGGTGTCGAAACCGTCGAGCAGCAAGAGCTGCTGACCCGGCTCGGCTGCAATGCCTTGCAGGGCTTCCTGCTCGGTAGCCCTGTGTCGGCCGCCGAGCTGCCGCGCACGGTGCCGCCAGTGCCGACGTTGCCCACGGCAGCCTGACCGGCTACCGGCTACCGGCTACCGGCCTGGCTGCGCCGCCGCGCCAGCCACTTATCGAGCTCGTTGGCGAAGTTCTGCCGGTCGCGCGGATGCATGGCCGCCGGGCCACCGGTGTCCACGCCCGCGCCGCGCAGTTCTTCCATAAAGTTGCGCATGGAAAGCCGCGCCGCGATGGTGTCGCGGGTGAACAGCTCGCCGCGAGGGTGCAGGGCGAGGGCGCCTTTCTCGATCGCGAACGAGGCCAGCGGGATGTCCTGCGTGACCACGAGGTCGCCCGGCTGCACGCGCCGGACGATTTCATCATCGGCGACGTCGAAGCCCCCCGGCACCTGGATGGAGCGGATGAACTTCGAGGCAGGCGTGCGGATCCACTGGTTCGCGACCAGGGTGACCTCGACCTGTTCGCGCTCCGCGGCGCGGAACAGGATGTCCTTGATGACGTTGGGGCAGGCGTCGGCATCGACCCAGATATTCATGCCTTAGTGCCTCACGCCAGCCGCGTGCCGTTGGGCACGGTGCGTTCCGTCGTGGCGATGACGACGCCCTCGTCGGTGTGGAAGCCGGTCAGCAGGAACTGCGAACGGACGGGGCCGATCTGTTTCTCGGGGAAATTGACGACGCCGATGATCTGCTTGCCCACGAGATCTTCGGGCGCGTAGACGCCGGTGACCTTTGCGCTGGTCTTACGCTCGCCCAGCGGGCCAAAGTCCACCCAGATGCGGTAGGCCGGGCGCTTTGCCTCGGGAAAGGCTTCGGCGCGGGTCACCGTGCCGGCCACCATCACCACCTTGGTGAAGTCATCCCACTCAATCAGTTCGGTCATTGCGTTCCAGCTGTTCCCGCTCATTTCGTGCCATCAGTATCGCCTGCCAGTTGCGCGGAACAACACCCCTCGGTCCGGGGACGGGCTGATCGTGCGGATGGGCCTGGGGATCGGCGAGGCGGGGAGCGCCGCGGATTTCTTCATCGGTGCGGTAATCGTAGAACCAGCCTTCGCCAGGCTCGAAGCTCTGGATGATTTCGTGGCCGGTCTCTTCGTAATGCTTGCGGGCGTGGCGGTTGAGTGAATCGTCACAACACCCGACGTGCCCGCACTGGGCGCAGCGGCGCAGGTGAAACCACCAGTCGCCGCTAGCCGTGCACTCCGCACAGCCGGCGCCACTGGGCGGCACGGCGGGGTTGATGAATTCGGACGAATGGCTCATGGGGCGTGGCTCCGGGAGGTCTCTCCCGATCCTACCCGAGCACCATCCTCAGAACAGCATGCCGGCGCGACGGAGGGCAACCAGCTGCATACGATCGACCGAATGTGCAAGGGTGCGCAGCGCGACGTGCAAGGCGTCGGTATCGGGCGTGCCGGTCTGTAGCAGGGATTCGATGCGTTCGGCGGCGTCAGCGACGGGGAGGTGCTCGTGCAGCGTGGCGTGCCGCGCGACATGGCCGGCCCGAAAGTGCGCCTCGTCATAATCGTGGTGCAGCAGCGCCTGGAGAAGCCCGAGGGCCTCCAGCGATATCTCCTGGGCTGCCATGACATTACGCATCGCATGATAAGACCCGGCTGGGCGCGCCCGCGCAAT
This genomic interval carries:
- a CDS encoding UBP-type zinc finger domain-containing protein, with product MSHSSEFINPAVPPSGAGCAECTASGDWWFHLRRCAQCGHVGCCDDSLNRHARKHYEETGHEIIQSFEPGEGWFYDYRTDEEIRGAPRLADPQAHPHDQPVPGPRGVVPRNWQAILMARNEREQLERNDRTD
- a CDS encoding YaiI/YqxD family protein; translated protein: MNIWVDADACPNVIKDILFRAAEREQVEVTLVANQWIRTPASKFIRSIQVPGGFDVADDEIVRRVQPGDLVVTQDIPLASFAIEKGALALHPRGELFTRDTIAARLSMRNFMEELRGAGVDTGGPAAMHPRDRQNFANELDKWLARRRSQAGSR
- the tpiA gene encoding triose-phosphate isomerase, with the protein product MRKKLVAGNWKMHGSRAMADKLVRDIVEDLPDGTDVLVFPPDVYLGELAERYGDRGLGFGAQNLSEHHVQGAFTGEISGAMLRDVGATWVLVGHSERRQYQHETDALLAKKFESARQAGLTPILCVGETKEEHEAGQAEAVIGRQLAAVLDHNGIEAFREAVIAYEPVWAIGTGLTATPDKVQKIHSFIRSQLAKKDANISLLTRVLYGGSVKPANAAELFAQPDVDGGLIGGAALVASDFLDICAAARR
- a CDS encoding putative bifunctional diguanylate cyclase/phosphodiesterase, which produces MLVSSYSNVLVVFSFVVAILASYTALNMAGRVAGTRGRASLLWLVGGSFAMGLGIWAMHFVGMLAFSLPITLGYDIDLTILSLVIAVGSSAFALWLVCQNELPRRRLAVGALLMGAGISAMHYTGMAAMRMMPGVVYDPLLFSLSIVFAVLASGAALWIAFRLRRDTSRVWVARFGASLVMGCAIVGMHYTGMAAANFPEGSWCGAAVAGGIDVKYLAVVVIVVTLSVFAIALAVAMLDARASMLANSLDRANSELLQLAMHDNLTRLPNRVLLEDRLDQSIHNASKSGRRFAVLFLDLDGFKAVNDVYGHHVGDELLRDVSRRILACKRDDETVARLGGDEFVVVVDIHGPEDAAMLAEELVDLLSEPYLINGVTAHVSASVGIALYPENGRSRHDLMINADAAMYHAKEQGRRGFRFFETAMNANVHQQLKLQQDLRRALDRDEFILHYQPKLVSPNGPMVGVEALLRWNKPGEGLVPPDQFLPVAERTGLIVPIGNWVIDEACRQMRAWRDAGHDEWTVAVNVSTAQLNHAGLVDTLRDALARHGVEPRHLTVEVTESTAMRDAETSLAILNQVAALGVGISIDDFGTGYSSLLYLKQLPADELKIDRGFVTELAQGNDDEAIVAAIIALGKTLGLKIVAEGVETVEQQELLTRLGCNALQGFLLGSPVSAAELPRTVPPVPTLPTAA
- a CDS encoding DUF3772 domain-containing protein, encoding MRILRILLISLLLVATGTAFGQDGDAAATPAQQLDDLRGQLDSVEKAMKAADVTDGQIDDLRAQANDVGSKSQKVSSSLQSGRDAAKARVDQLGPVPTGGAKEPPEVVQARKDAQKAFDAVDGQIKQADAMALEATQTANALSDLRRTRFQERISRQSYSPLSRPFWSEPAKAFPRDSANVRDFASQAQADIANSWTNGNRAALISCILVGLLLMTAVRYWIESRVRSLTANRMPPGRLRRSALIVGITLTSALTTGIGTQLFYVGLNWRDTFSDETNEVAKAIVHLVFFGAFIAGLGRALISAKRPSWRLPAISDETALSLRRFPMLFSLAVVVFYFLRVLNRVIGTSLAAEVLTSSLQAVVLTLLTALALIRLSRTHEAPEEGSTEPPRPVWASLFIAAAWVAIVASWIGLLSGFIAFASWMAGQVVWTLIVISATYLAMRLVDDLFETLLSEKGPMSARAQALFGTHPKLLDQAGVLLSGVSRLALFLFGLTAVISGFGAGTSDIIDLASKVQQLKIAGVTLQPAQILGGIGVFFAGLLAVRIVKSWMAEQYLPRTSLDPGMRTSLTTLLGYVGIVIVVSIALLSLGLSLQNIAWVASALSVGIGFGLQAIVQNFISGLILLAERPVKVGDWVVLDDAEGDIRRINVRATEIQVADRSTIIVPNSSFITKPVRNMTMANPQGRVLIKLPMPLDSDPVAIRDHVLDAMREHQGVAETPAPSVTLDSIDRAAMTFSITCYVGSPRDVGGVKSDLLFEIIARLRGADIPLLRPQDLVLRSGGNMGDLIGPTGAGAPKASTDPES
- the secG gene encoding preprotein translocase subunit SecG codes for the protein MFILFSVFYILIAAAMIVLILMQRGAGAEAGSGFGGGASATVFGARGSSSFMTRATAVLATLFFLLSLGMGIYLGRTGNPQPAADLGVMSGATAPATPAANTAAPATDVPAATAPAANNEVPAPQQAANPAPASTAKK
- a CDS encoding tRNA-binding protein, whose product is MTELIEWDDFTKVVMVAGTVTRAEAFPEAKRPAYRIWVDFGPLGERKTSAKVTGVYAPEDLVGKQIIGVVNFPEKQIGPVRSQFLLTGFHTDEGVVIATTERTVPNGTRLA